In the Diadema setosum chromosome 11, eeDiaSeto1, whole genome shotgun sequence genome, CTTGGGATCACAcacagtacagtgcactctcgttgtaatgaacacagttataacaaaattcttgttaaaacaaacaaagtaggAATttaggtcccaaaattatcatcttcatattttctatactttactgtttggttatgatgaaattttgatataaccaAAGAAAACCACCAGTCTCGACAACTTCGCAATAatgagagtgcactgtatatactgtaagagctgaaattttcgcggtggttttattttcgcgaatctcgcgaatcgcctttgaaccgcgaaaataacaacgcgcaactaagtaagttcagttagaccctcgaaaccgcgaaattaacaacacgcgaaaatgtcctccaagtagcaattcgcgaaaatatctgtacgcgaaaatttcagctcgtacagtaataaAGACCAATATTGAATTCAATTGACGTTATTGAAAACTGAAAACACAATAATGGCACCTACAGCAAATCATTGTTAGCCATTGCATGCACACATTTTAATCAGGATGAGAATCCCCTCTTGATGACTATACTGTAGTTACAAAGacacaaaaattgaaaaatagtACCTAGTACATGTTTTGTGTATGCACTCTTTCAGATTTCACGCTCTCTTTTTATACACACTTGTATTTACCATTAATGTGGCAGTTACATGCAGAGACATGGACTTCATACAGTTTATGAATCGAGTCCTTGGACCGCAACACCGCTACTTTTATcaacaatcattaaaaaaaaaaaattaaggtcTCATGTTGTTATTGTATGTGCACTTCTTCCACTACTGTAACCATAAACACTTCACATGAGACTTGAAGTGAAAATGCCCGTTGATAACTAAGAAGAAAAATCCATACGCACTTGGACGTTTCAAGTTTGCCAAGGCAAATGCATAAAATATTcctgaaattaaaaagaaacagatAATCACCAGTATACATTGTCACTGGCTTATAACAGGTTATACATAcagtagctttttttttcttccaatgaATTTATGCTCTACCACAGAAGTAAAATATAATGCCATGCACACTATGTAACACTATCCACGTGAAATTCTTCTTCAACAAGACTGCCCTTCCAAAGCAGTTACGAACATAAATAGATATCTGGTAATTTGTATCCATGACTATGGGTGAGCTAACAAGGCATTCCCCTTTGTTACACACTCGTACACCTTGCCTCCAATGTAGCGACGAGATCCTCGCGATAAATCTTATTTATATATGCGGGTACTCCACTACATACTTTGCTTTCGCCTATCACAATGCCTTTGTGTACTTCACATCCAGATCAACATAAAATgggttcatattttttttttctccttttttcttatAAAAGGGTTCCAATGTACAAGTACGGAATGAGTGAAACATGGAATCAATCTTCGGACCAACATGCCACATAAAAGTAAATGCCAAGTGGGggacagagaaagaaaggaaaattcaagatattacATATTTATCATATTCTGTTGAAACGTCCAATATGCTCAACATGTGCATAGCAATCCTGCTTATTTGTTATCAACAAGTGTATGACAAACCAGCAGAATAGGAAGAGTCAGTTTAAAGGTCAAGAGTTCAAAATTCTCTCATCGGCTCAGATGACAGAGGGGCTGGGTGGGGTACAACTTGTAACCTGCTGGAATATCACagacatggttaccatggcaatcaTTGTTTGGCCCTGAATAGAATATAATTTGTCTGTAAAGCATTTTTTGAGTATGtattgtattcatatatattattataactcttcatcttttttttttttttttttaaatgtatgaaATTATCACATGAGGAGGTGCTCTTGTTCATCCAAGTCTGGACTAAAAAGTGGTGGCTGTACCCCATCACTATCTAACACACATGGTGATGAACATTAGGCATTAGTTGGTCATTTACATGTGAGTTTAAGAACTCTTGCAGCCACTGGAAAATCATCCACTTCACTCTATCAGGATTTGATTTGACATTACATGGCAAAATTTGTGACGAATTTGACAAGTCCTTACTCAATTGTACACAAGAATGAATCCAAAAGACAGCAAAGTGACTAAAATAAACTCACAAAACCTCAATGTGTCTAGCACACAAGCAGAAGTCATCACACAAAACGTAACAAAACACCAAACACAAATGCCTGTGataatttactctttttttgacaatttcatTGGGATATAAGAATAATAATCTGCTGCATGACAAACTGGAAAATGGGAAAGGGTAATGTCTTAAGTGAAGGGAGAGACATTCACTGCAGATTTTTCCTgtcatttttgaagtgttggtTTCATGGCCTACAGTTGAATTGGAAACGCGTGTTTGTTCCCTGCATAGATCTGAAATAAAGTACCTGGGTACAGAAGTGATGATGTTAAAGTCTTATGTTATAGCTCAGTGCTGGTTCCAAACAAGACATCCTCGCACAAGGCTTCGGACAGTAGATTGGAACAGCTGGTACATGTATGGTCAACAACTGTTGTGTTCACAGATATTCGGGCTatgtgaggttgtttagaaccagttttcatggcgatgaatggctacaagatcacactttggtactctcATTGCCTATAGAAGTACCATCCATCACTGTATCAATGTAGTTTACTCCATGTGACAAATATTTAGAACAGGGTACATTCGCAGAGTATCACCAAAGACTAGTGACATTCTTCTttctcaaattcatgaaatctgaTAATTCTCTCCTATCGGTTAAGCAATATTCCATTACTTGTACAGGGGATTCACATTTTCCCCATTTCCTAAGGAAATCAGAATAAGGCATTCCTGAAGTTCAGAGGATTTCATTCATTACAACTTAGAATCAAAATGTCTAAGAATGATGAGTTTGAAAAATTTTtaagaaaatgttcaaaaactTTCTGGAGGAagtaaaaagtcaaaatgacaattttgaaaTAGCATTTGAACTAAATCTTTGGGGACAATGTCATGATGCATGGAATATGTGCACCACTGCTTTTGAGGCCTTAAAGATTTTGATAATCACATTTTCCTTTTAAGATTGTCAACTGGCAACCACAAGAGCCACAATAAGGAAAATTGTATACCACATGTGAACAGTGCTGCACCAATATGGATACCATGTGACTACCCTCTGAACTGTTTTTTTGTTCAACAAGCAGTCAGAATAAGGTTAAATATGGATGGTTTTAccatcatttatacacaaggtATACAACATTTGACATATTCAATACAGAAACAGCATAGTGCAATTCACAGTGGCCTTTGGGCCTATACTTTTGATTTCCTGTTGCATTTCCTCGAAAGTGAGTCCAAAAAAGCCCCCacattctcattaaaaaaaaaaaaaaaataagcctaAAATAACATCTTGCTCatgacatttgtttttctggaagAGATTTCCATACACATGATGTTCACTGATACAAAGCTAGGCAGACTGGTTTTGAATGAGATAGAGATATTTGTGCCTCAACTTGACTGGACGTGTGTAACATACACGGACGACTCTGACAAAATCACATTGTTTCCTATTTCTTCATGTCTGAACAAGAAGAATAAGTACGGTAGTTCAGAAATAGGCTACAGTTCTAAACAACAAAGTGCATGACAGTGGATGTTGACATGTCCATATAGGAGAGACGCAAATGATGCGGAGAGCCTTGGCTGCCTAGTCCTCCAGGAAGAAGAAGTTTCCAGTCTTCTTCTGGTCACAGTCCTTGACCGAATTCAGCTTGTTGATGCGCGGCCGGAAGTTGTTGGGGTCGCGACGGAAGGTGATGTCCAGCGACTTCAGGAACTTGTTCATGCCATACAGCAAAGTCTGCGGCCTGTGGGGACAATGAATGAAAACGGTGAATATTTTCTGCATATGATGTACTTCGCAAATTGTGCGTGAAATGAAATTAGTGTGTAAATAACAAacaactaattttttttttgcttgttgtacgtgaaattatttttttgtttctgttccaGCAAATCTATTGCGGTTTGAAGTTACTCACTTTTGTTGAATGTGAAACAATACACGATCAACTCTTTGGAGATTGCGATTTGGCTGGCGTGATACATCAAGTGCAGTGACATGCCCCAACTCTTCATTCAAATCCTTGTTAGATATGCAAGGTCCAAATTTTATAACCCCTAGTTGCTCCTTTTCAAACTGCAGCTACATTTGCACACAGGGTTCACAAGTAATTACACAGTAGCAGCAGTAAATATGTACAAGTGGCATAGTGGCTAAGTCTCCTGATGTTTGGGTGCCATTGCAGTACAAAGTCTATGGCAAAGACAGGTGAATAACTGTCTTGTGTATCTATAAAATTTGGGCAGGAAATCTTACGAGTTTGCCCTGGTCAAAATGGATGGTGTTCCGTCAAAGACGATGACTCTGTCTGCGAGGTAGGTTGCCATGATGAAGTCGTGCTCGACAACGAAGCCCGTCTTCTTGGCATGCAGAATAAACCTGTattcataaacacacaaaataaaaaaacagaGTGGTTAATAAACAgtaatttttcattcatttttcagttCTGTGCGCTCCACTTTTACACTATGCACAAGTTTTGAATCCTTTTGGTTTGACTCAATCACTGACACTGCATGACTTGTCTTGAAAAACTCACACAGATGTTACAGTGAGGATAACACTGACTAAAAACACGAGGGCAGCAGGCACTGACACTGAATTTTGATTGATGGGTCTgtgctttcatttcattgttacaAAATTCCATGACATGCTTGTTAATGATTGCCCTACTCGAAAACTTACATGTAATAGCAAAGATCAAAGAACATATGGGCCAGTTCTGAAATATACGGAAGGACTTGTCAGTTAAAATTTTACAAAAAGGCATACATCGTAATCTTCTGATTGTGTTCCTGCTGGAAAACCTTCAAATGTCATCCCTGCAAACGTAAAAACTGACCTCTTGATAACCTTGGCAGCCACCAGACGTTGCTCTGAGTCCAGATAGGCGGAGGGTTCGTCAATGAGGTACACATCAGCTGGCTTGCCCAGACACAGGGTCAGGGCGACTCTCTGCAACTCACCACCAGACAGGTTCTGTACCTGTGAGGCAGATGGGATCAGAAAGCAAAACACTGTTGCATTAGATGGAGGTAACAATAAACATTACAGAGTTGGAATAGTGACATGAAGTATTCTCACACAGCTGCCAATATCTGTAAATGAATCGACATAATGATGCACagcaaacaggaaaaaaaaatcatattatgGGGTCAAAGAGAGGAAATACTACATGCATCAAGCATGATAAATGAAATGCAGCaaaaatatctttaattttAATATCACACTATCATATCTTAGGAGAAGATAAAAACTGCTAAATTTTGTTAAGAAATACATCACTTTTTTCAGTACCTCTATGTTATTGCAGAAATTTGATGACTATTAATAACCCCAGAAAGAAAAATTTATTGAACTGAAATGCCACATGTTAAAACCAACTTCAATAAATCCAGTTTTAAATCAACTACATAGGCCAGTAGTCAGAATCTGCTTGATAAGACAGAGGTCATAACTTCCTGATATCCACAAATCACAGCCACATTAATGCTCTCCCACAAGAGCAGACACTAATTGTCAGTAGGTACGACACATGGCATGCTTGTGCAGCAAATTGTTAATTTTGCAATAacgtgatttcaaaaattttgcaaacaaaaacaattcaacaaatgaaaaaaaaactggaCAATATTGTTGCCACCTAACCTCTTGGTCATAGATGTTCTCAATCTGGAGAGGTTTAATGACGTCACTGATGAACTGGGGGTGGATGTAGGAGTCCCTGATCTTGGCGTGGAGCAGCTGCCGCACCGTGCCCTGGGATTTGGGGCTGATCTTCTGTGGCTTGTAGCTGATGTTGAGCTGCGGCACTTCCACTGTTGGCAATACatcaagacaaaaaacaaacaaacacatactgtaaaacgaggaatgttcgtgcgcatttcaattttgtgaatttcacgagggccaagatttgtgaaattaaaatgcccgcaaaagttcttgtctacactatatgcattgaatgttagaggcaactcgcgaaaattttatgccgCGAAATAGGCCGCCAGCTCCAATAGCGAAAATTTGATGTTGcgaaaaatattgtgttttacagcaGTTTAAATGCATTGCTGGGAATGCATTTTATATCTCACTGAGCAGGGCCAGCAAAGGAAAAGAACAACTGAAATAGATCAAACTGTACTTAGACAGTTGGTAAAGtctttgaccccccccccattttaccCCTTCTATTCAGCTCCTTTCTGAATGCTGAGATGCTCTACAGGAGCGTGTATCCTGCAAATATTGGAACATATTCTTGCCTCGCCCCCATCCCCTGACCCCTCAGAAAAAATCCTCGCATACAGCCATGGTGTATTAGATCTTTAAACATCATTTGCAGCACTCTGATGATTCACAAATGAGAACAGTAATGTCTCATCAGAACTATCTAAAGTAAACTTTGGAGCATAGTCATTGCACAGAATATCTCATATGCATTTTACATCCgcatttcactcatttttgtttataagttttttttttctccaaaaaagAGAGATCAATTCTATCGATAGACTTGTCTAAACAATCAATACTGAATAGTATTCAATAATGACAAATGAAGCACAAAATGGATAAATTCTGAAACGAGTACATACCTCCCTCTTCATTTGGTTTCAGCATACCAGCCATCATACGGATGAAAGTGGTTTTGCCTGTACCATTCTCTCCCAGCATGACGATGATCTCTGAGTCTGTGAAATCTCCCTGATCAATCTCCAGGTGGAATTTGTCTTTATGTaaacaaagaatacatataaaaaaaaaaaaaaaaaaaaaaatcaacaatacatAGCATACTTGtaaaaagtaatgattattaGTACTGATGTTTACGATTACAAGGATTTTATAACAACTGAGTGAAATAGGAGTGTCAAGTGAGTTATTGTCAAAtgcacaaagaaacaaaacaatatggCATCTCATCATGttccttatttctttctcttttctagtGGGCTAAACCAGATATCAGACTTTTGCAGTTGATAATGGACTCACGAGAAATAACATCTGCATCAAAAATTGTAATGGACTGCCAACAACCACGCGCTTGCTACTGATCAGTCTGCTGCTACAACTGGAAGAATACGGCTTATCAATTAGGGAATATATGCAAGGGTCTTTCAGGTGTCTTCTGGCCCAGAGCCACCATCCTCACCTAACGTTTTGCTCATCTTGGGATATCTCTTCTGGAACATTCTCTtgatctcctcctcctccgcatTCTCCGATACCTTGAAGACCAGCGACGTCTCCCGGAACCTCAGGTTCTCTGTCGGCACGAAGCCGTCCAGGAAGATGTTGATGCCTGCACAGGATGTGACAATAATAAGCCACTTGATGAAAGGAATGTCTAGTTAGCAACTAcagtaagaaaaaataattttttttttttgcatttcacaCTACATGAAAGTAGCACGAAAATACGAGGACAcaattttttgcttgttataagTCCATAATACTATGGACCTTGAATaccttgattctgcagaattaaacaCATGTAAAATCAATCTTATCCGgccgagcatgaaaaattaccaacacaaaaatttcacttttacagttatTGAACAAGACATTTATTTAGACAAACATATATGCAATATACACGAAATATTATTCCATTACTTCAATATCACTCCAACGCTGTGATGATGCCCTGCAAACATCCCAGGTCACCCATCTACTTGGCAAAAGCTGGCATCCACCTGCACACTATTAAGGGACTATTGCTGCATAGGCAGCTACTGTCCACAGTGCACCCTGAGATCAACATTTTGATCCCTGAACCCTTCACTCACCTTCCCTGACGCTGAATGGAAGGGTGACAACACCATATGCCCCCGGCACTCCGTACAGACAGCAGATGAAATCTGAGAGGTAGTCTAGGACGCTCAAGTCGTGCTCCACAACAATGATGTACCTGATGAGAAGAAATTTAGTGGCTATGattcttttttgcttttcttttgtttgtgtgtgtacaatttTCAGTCAGTCCAATGTCAAAAGTTAGATTTGGTGAATGCTTCATCACATACACACTCAGCATCCAGAGataattttgatcaaatgtCATATAATCGACACTGTCCTGAAAATTAAGTAAAGGGGAATTGCTCTACAACTTTATTgtccattttttcccccctctgtCACACTACATGTAGCAAGTACGCTCCTGAGCAATGATATTTAATTTGATCCATTACTTAATGACACTTTGAATACAGCACCCCAAGGTGTGGGGCTATAGTTATTCACTGACCAAACACATTATTCTTAGGGAATctttaacaaacaaacttaGTGGGATACTCACCACATGAGCATATACGGTTTTGACCAATATCATTCTATGTTAGTGGGATACTCCCCACATGAGCCTATATGGTTTTGACCAACATCATTCTATGGAGATATATATGCGGAACTTTGAACTTTCAAAACTGTCTTATTCTATGTcccattttgatgaaatttttcatttgtttgatattaatcaaaataatatcaatgTCAACTTTAATCAACTCCATTAATCTTAATCAACACCATTCATTAATCCTTTCTGTgtagggactttggacagtgcgTACAATGCTATGAGGTCTTCTGTGTCATTTGAcactcaaagcatacaaaggGTTCAATTCAACTTGACCAGGGAGTGGCATTGCCCTTTTGTATCATCAAGTTTGAGCATCTTGAAACATGAGATTGATGACAAATATAAAAGGAAAGGTATAAACTCACTTGTCCGCCTGTATAAGCGACCTGATGGCCAGGGCTGCTTTGAGACGCTGCTTGACATCGAGATAACTGGAAGGCTCATCAAACATGTAGCTGTACAATGAACCAGTAAATGCATGATTTGACTtattattcacaatttcatcACGTGATGTGCACTTACATTCTGTACTCCTCATGTTATTTAGACACATTATGATTTTGCTGTAATAATTTGGGTTCTGGAAATAGAACTATTTGAAATTTGCAGAGATTAGGGGGAAGGGCCCCCAACATATCTGTAATTACTGAAATTACATTCCATTGACTTGGTGAGTCTAAAATATTTACTTTATTTCGAACACAAAATGGCCATCAATGATTGTATATAATGGTGAAGAGTGTGTtatggaagaaaaacaaaggaatgaCCAAACTCCATTACTCTGGAGCGACAGAGAGGGATGaaacatttacttttttttccctagAAGGAAAAATCTGCAATAGCTTAGagctcatatgacatcacatggATTTGCATAAAGCTGATATCATAGATAGCCAAAGTGAGTCTTATCACTTGTGGCGTCTGATAAATGGTGAGACACAGAGGCCTCCGAAATCAGAACACGACTCACATATCAGCTCTCTGGATGCAGACGATTGCACAGGCAAACCTCTGGAGCTCCCCTCCTGACAGCTGGTCAACATTCCTGTCCCTGAGTTTTGTCAGATCtttcacaaacaaaaatacaaattgaaacAGATTTATATTCTTTGAGTATAGTAAAGGTGAGGCACTTGCACATATAAATTGGAGCTTGTCATGTTCAATATTCTGAGACTGCATGCAATGGAATTGTAGGAATTAGATGATGATCAGCACACATTGCATTGACAGCACATATTCAAAGCTAACACCAAAATGTTGAAACAAATAGCAGCAGTACATTCTTAGTATAAATCAGCAAAACGATTCAATAACGTGGTAGTGATAATATCATTAGTAAATAGTGTACAGCCTATAAAGCAACCTTTGTAATGCAATATGAATTTGTATGTGAAAAAATTTCCTATCTATTGCACCACAAATAAATCAATCTGAAATTATCAATGTTAACAAATCAGCCCAATCTTCTGGGAATTACTCATCTTAACACTCGAGTGAAACACAGCCTGGTTTTCTACCTTGCCAAAAGAGTATCCCTTGCAATATTTCATGTGTGTTTTTACTTCCTGTCATCTTACATCACTTCTTGTGTGACttttagcatgaaaataaatcacAAATTGCCCGGTACAGGAAGAGAGTAACAGAAAGGTACAAAAATATATCAcag is a window encoding:
- the LOC140235166 gene encoding ATP-binding cassette sub-family E member 1-like, which produces MADKLTRIAIVNSDKCKPKKCRQECRKSCPVVRMGKLCIEVVPTSKIAFISEELCIGCGICVKKCPFEAIHIINLPSNLEKDTTHRYNANSFKLHRLPMPRPGEVLGLVGTNGIGKSTALKILAGKLKPNLGKFDDPPDWQQILVYFRGSELQNYFTKILEDDLKAIIKPQYVDQIPKAVKGSVQSLLDRKNETDRLEEMCERLDLTKLRDRNVDQLSGGELQRFACAIVCIQRADIYMFDEPSSYLDVKQRLKAALAIRSLIQADKYIIVVEHDLSVLDYLSDFICCLYGVPGAYGVVTLPFSVREGINIFLDGFVPTENLRFRETSLVFKVSENAEEEEIKRMFQKRYPKMSKTLDKFHLEIDQGDFTDSEIIVMLGENGTGKTTFIRMMAGMLKPNEEGVEVPQLNISYKPQKISPKSQGTVRQLLHAKIRDSYIHPQFISDVIKPLQIENIYDQEVQNLSGGELQRVALTLCLGKPADVYLIDEPSAYLDSEQRLVAAKVIKRFILHAKKTGFVVEHDFIMATYLADRVIVFDGTPSILTRANSPQTLLYGMNKFLKSLDITFRRDPNNFRPRINKLNSVKDCDQKKTGNFFFLED